Part of the Pseudomonas chlororaphis genome, ATCCAGGCGCTGGAGCAGACGATCGAGGGTGAGAAAATCGTCCAGTAACACTTTCCCCTGTGGGAGCGGGCTTGCTCGCGATGACGGCACATTCAACATCGATGCAAGCTGATCCAGAGCTATCGCGGGCAAGCTCGCTCCCACAATGGGTTCATCATTGCGCTCAACATATTGGCAACTCACTACAGGTCAACCTCTATGTCCCTCCCCTCCTTTGTACGCTTGATCGAAGTCGGCCCCCGCGATGGCCTGCAGAACGAGGCACACCCCATCAGCGTCGCCGACAAGGTGAACCTCGTGGATGCCTTGAGCGCCGCCGGCCTGGGCTACATCGAGGTCGGCAGTTTCGTTTCGCCCAAATGGGTGCCGCAAATGGCCGGCTCCGCCGAGGTCTTTGCGCAGATCCAGCGCAAGCCCGGTGTTACCTATGGCGCCCTGGCGCCAAACCTGCGGGGCTTTGAAGACGCGCTGGCGGCTGGCGTGAAGGAAGTGGCGGTATTTGCCGCCGCGTCCGAAGCATTCTCCCAGCGCAACATCAATTGCTCCATCAAGGAAAGCCTGGAGCGCTTCGCGCCAATCATGGCGGCTGCCCGGCAGCACGGTGTCAGCGTGCGTGGCTATGTGTCCTGCGTGCTGGGCTGCCCGTATGAAGGCACGGTCAAGCCCGAGCAAGTCGCGTGGGTCGCGCGTGAGCTGTACGCGATGGGCTGCTATGAAGTGTCCCTGGGCGACACCATCGGCACGGGCACCGCCGGCGCCACCCGCAGGATGTTCGAGGTGGTCGGCGCGCAAGTGCCGCGGGACAAGCTCGCCGGGCATTTCCATGACACTTACGGCCAGGCCATGGCCAACGTGTACGCCAGCCTGCTGGAAGGGATCGCGGTGTTCGACAGCTCCATCGCCGGATTGGGGGGCTGCCCCTACGCCAAGGGCGCCAGCGGTAACGTCGCCACCGAGGACGTGCTCTACCTGCTCAACGGCCTGGGCATCGAGACCGGTGTCGACCTGGAGGCATTGATTGCCGCGGGCCGGCAGATCTGTGACGTGCTGGGCCGTCCCACCGGTTCACGCGTCGCCAAGGCACGCAGCGCACAGTGAGGTGTTACCGCTGGGCTTTGTAACGGCGGCGAAACGAGTAACACGGAAACAATTTGTCAGGTTTGGCCCGCCAGATTTTTTTGATAAAAAATTCAACTCATTGATTTATATAGAGTTTTAAAAGTTGGCACGGCACCTGCTATATCTCTGGTACAACAAGAATAAAAAAACGCAGCAAACCCAATAAAAACAAGACGAAACGACTCTGACATAACAAAAACAACACGGCAGAGACGCAGCTAACAGATTTTTTTGGAGAAGATGTGCTTTTCAGGGTGCTTCCAGGAGCAACCCGCAACCGGGCAGAGAACAATAAAACTACCTTCAGGTAGCGCCCGAATCGGTTGGATCGCAAAGCGAAAAGGCAGATCAGCGCTCAAAAAAATACGTTTGCTCTTGATCCCGGATGGGGATCGCCAAAAACAGCGGTAAAGGGCCACGGCTGCCAAAAACAACAACAGGCCGCCCCTCAATAATAAAAAAGAGCACGCGACGACAAAATTAAAGGGGAGCTTCGGCTCCCCTTTGTGCTGTCTGGCGTTTGGTTTCCGGGGATCGGCTGGTGGGAGCGAGCTGGCTCGCTCCCACAGGGCTCACTGCCCATTGGCTTGCTTGTTCAGTCCTCGTCCCTATCGCACAGCTCTTGGATGCTGATTTCGCGCATGCGGAATTTCTGCACCTTGCCCGTGACCGTCATCGGAAACGCATCGACGAACTTGAAGTGACGCGGCGTCTTGAAGTGGGCAATGCGCTCTTTGCACCAGGCGTGCAGCTCCTGTGCGGTGGTACTGTGGCCGGGGTGGCACTTGATCCAGGCGACGATTTCTTCGCCGTAGCGGGAACACGGGATGCCGATCACCTGCACGTCCGCCACCGCCGGATGGGTGAAGAAGAACTCTTCCAGCTCACGCGGGTAAACATTCTCGCCGCCACGGATGATCATGTCCTTGTTACGCCCGACGATGCAGACGTAGCCCTGCTCGTCCATGGTCGCCAGGTCGCCGGTGTGCATCCAATGCGCCTGGTCGATCGCTTCGGCGGTGCCCTTGGGGTTGTTCCAGTAGCCGAGCATCACACTGTAGCCGCGGGTGCACAGCTCTCCAATGGTGCCTCGGGGCACGATTTCACCGGCTTCGTCGATGATCTTGCTTTCCAGGTGCGGCTGAGTGCGGCCGACGGTGGTCACGCGCACTTCCAGTTCATCCGAAGGGCCGGTCTGCAAGGACACCGGGCTGGTTTCGGTCATGCCGTAGGCAATCTGCACCTCGCGCATGTGCAGCTCACCGATGACCCGCCGCATCACTTCGATCGGGCACGTGGCCCCGGCCATGATGCCCGTGCGCAGGCTGGACAAATCAAACTCGCCTCGCTGCGGCTGATCCAGCAGGGCAATGAACATGGTCGGCACGCCATACAGCGCCGTGGCCTGTTCCTCGGCCACGGTGGTCAGGGTCAGCAAGGGATCGAACGCATCGTTCGGGTAGATCATGGTGCTGCCGTGGGTCACGCAGCCCAGGTTGCCCATGACCATGCCAAAGCAATGATAGAGCGGCACCGGTATCACCAAGCGGTCGGCAGCGGTCAGGCCCAGGCTTTCGCCGACCATGTAGCCGTTGTTGAGAATGTTGTGATGGCTGAGGGTCGCGCCCTTGGGAAAGCCGGTGGTGCCGGAGGTGTACTGGATGTTCACCGGCTGGTCGAAATGCAGACTGGCTTCGCGCTCGGCCAACTGCCCGGCGGTCACCGCGGTGCTCAGGGCAGCCAACTGCGACCAGGGCAGGAAACCCGAAGGCGGCTGTGGATCGAGACTGATGACACCCCGCAGATCCGGCAGGCGCTCGCTGTGCAACTGGCCGATCGACTGTTCCGCCAGTTCCGGCGCGAGTGCCTGCAACATGGCGTGGTAGTCCGACGTCTTGAATGACCCGGCACACACCAGCCACTGGCAACCGGACTGCTTGAGCACGTACTCCAGTTCGGACACCCGGTAGGCCGGGTTGATGTTGACCAGGATCACACCGATCTTCGCGCTGGCGAACTGGCTGATGCACCACTGGGCACAGTTGGGTGCCCACACGCCGAGGCGGTCGCCGCTTTTCAGGCCCAGTGCCAACAAGGCCCGGGCGTGCACATCGACGGCTTCAGCGAGCTGTTGCCAGGTGTAGCGCAACGATTGATGACGCACCACCAGCGCCTCGCCCTCGGGATAGCGGGCCACGGTGTGGTCGAACGCCTCGCCGATGGTTTGCAACAGCAAAGCCTTGGCCTCGGAACCGCGGGTGTAGCTCAGTGGCGACTGCAAACCGGATTGATCCATGACGCACCCTCTTGTCTTTATTGGTGGGGGTATCGGTGAACCGTGTGCACACAGGCTTTTGTGGCGAGAGAGCAAGCTCCCTCGCCACAAAGAGCTGTAAAGCGCACTTACTCTGGACCAAGTTGACGTTAACGTAAAGGTGATTGACAGGCATTTATAGCAGGCTTACGTTAACGTCAAGGTGAGAGCGAGCCCTTCCCTCTCCGCACCCGACAAAAAAGCCAAAGGTGTCCCATGAGCTACCCATCCCTGAACTTTGCCCTCGGCGAAACCATCGACATGCTGCGCGAACAGGTGCAAGCCTTCGTTGCCAAGGAAATCGCCCCGCGGGCAGCTCAGATCGATCTCGACAACCTGTTTCCCGCCGACCTGTGGCGCAAGTTCGGTGACATGGGCCTGCTGGGCATTACCGTGCCGGAAGAATATGGCGGCGCCGGCCTGGGTTACCTGGCCCACGTGGTGGCCATGGAAGAAATCAGCCGCGGCTCGGCGTCGGTGGCCCTGTCCTATGGCGCCCACTCCAACCTGTGCGTGAACCAGATCAACCGCAACGGCACCCACGAGCAGAAAGCCAAGTACCTGCCCAGGCTCATCAGCGGCGAACACATCGGCGCGCTCGCCATGAGCGAACCCAACGCCGGCTCCGACGTGGTCTCGATGAAACTGCGGGCCGACAAACGTGGCGACCATTACGTCCTCAACGGCAGCAAGACCTGGATCACCAACGGCCCCGACGCCAACACCTACGTGATCTACGCCAAGACCGACCTGGAAAAGGGCCCCCACGGCATCACCGCGTTCATCGTCGAGCGCGACTGGAAAGGCTTCAGCCGCAGCAACAAATTCGACAAGCTCGGCATGCGCGGCTCCAACACCTGCGAGCTGTTCTTCGATGACGTGCAAGTGCCGGAAGAAAACATCCTCGGCGTGCTCAACGGCGGCGTGAAAGTGCTGATGAGCGGGCTCGACTACGAGCGCGTGGTCCTGTCCGGCGGCCCGACCGGGATCATGCAGGCCTGCATGGACCTGATCGTGCCCTACATCCACGACCGCAAGCAGTTCGGCCAGAGCATCGGCGAATTCCAGCTGATCCAGGGCAAGGTCGCCGACATGTACACCCAGCTCAATGCCAGCCGCGCCTACCTCTATGCGGTGGCCCAGGCCTGCGAGCGCGGTGAAACCACCCGCAAGGACGCCGCCGGGGTGATCCTCTACAGCGCCGAACGCGCCACGCAAATGGCCCTCGATGCGATCCAGATCCTCGGGGGCAACGGCTACATCAATGAATTCCCGGCCGGTCGCCTGTTGCGCGACGCCAAGCTGTACGAAATCGGCGCCGGCACCAGTGAGATTCGCCGCATGCTGATCGGTCGCGAACTGTTCAACGAAACAAAATGATTTTTCGTCAGCTACAAGGCGCAAGCTTCAGGCGGCAAGCGAACCGCGCTCCTGCTTGCAGCTTGTGGCTTGAAGCTTAGAGCTGCTACGGAGTAGCCCATGATTCTGCACACCCAGCTCAATCCACGTTCGCCGGAGTTCGTCGCCAACCGCGACGCGATGCTCGAACAGGTCGAGGCCCTGCGCACCCTGCTCGCCCAAGTCCAGCAAGGTGGTGGTGCCAAGGCTCAAGAGCGGCACACATCCCGGGGCAAATTGCTGCCACGCGAGCGCATCAACCGGTTGCTCGACCCCGGTTCGCCGTTCCTGGAAATCAGCCCCCTCGCCGCTCACGACGTGTACGGCGAGGACGTTCCCGCCGCCGGCGTGATTGCCGGGATCGGTCGCGTGGAAGGCGTCGAATGCATGATTGTCGCCAACGATGCGACCGTCAAAGGCGGTTCCTACTACCCGCTGACGGTGAAGAAACACCTGCGTGCCCAGGCCATCGCCCAGCAGAATCGCCTGCCCTGCATCTACCTGGTGGACTCCGGCGGTGCCAACCTGCCGCGCCAGGATGAAGTGTTCCCGGACCGCGAGCACTTTGGCCGGATCTTCTTCAACCAGGCCAACATGAGCGCCCAGGGGATCCCGCAATTGGCCGTGGTCATGGGCTCCTGCACGGCCGGCGGCGCCTATGTGCCGGCCATGGCGGACGAGGCAATCATGGTGCGCCAGCAGGCCACCATTTTTCTCGCCGGCCCGCCACTGGTGAAGGCCGCCACCGGTGAAGTGGTCAGCGCCGAAGACCTGGGCGGTGCCGACGTGCATTGCAAGATCTCTGGCGTGGCCGACCATTACGCCGATAACGACGAACATGCCCTGGCCTTGGCCCGCCGCAGCGTGGCCAACCTGAACTGGCGCAAACTCGGCGACGTGCAGCGGCGCCAGCCCATCGCCCCGCTGTATGCGGCGCACGAGCTGTACGGCGTGGTGTCGGCAGACCCCAAGCAGCCCTTCGATGTCCGGGAAGTGATCGCGCGCCTGGTGGACGGTTCGGTGTTCGATGAGTTCAAGGCGCTGTTCGGCACCACGCTGGTCTGCGGGTTTGCCCACTTGCACGGCTATCCGGTGGCCATCCTGGCGAACAACGGGATCCTGTTCGCCGAGGCTGCGCAGAAAGGCGCGCACTTCATCGAACTGGCCTGCCAGCGCGGCATTCCCCTGTTGTTCCTGCAGAACATCACCGGTTTCATGGTCGGCCAGAAATACGAAGCCGGCGGCATTGCCAAGCACGGAGCGAAACTGGTCACGGCCGTCGCCTGCGCCCAGGTGCCGAAGTTCACCGTGATCATCGGCGGCAGCTTCGGCGCGGGCAACTACGGCATGTGCGGCCGCGCGTACGACCCGCGGTTCCTGTGGATGTGGCCGAATGCGCGGATCGGGGTGATGGGTGCCGAACAGGCGGCCGGCGTGCTGGTGCAGGTCAAGCGCGAACAGGCCGAGCGCAGTGGCCACCCGTTCGGCACCGAACAGGAAGCCGAGATCAAGCAACCGATCCTCGACCAGTACGAAGAACAGGGCCACCCCTACTATTCCAGCGCACGGCTGTGGGATGACGGTGTCATCGACCCGGCCCAGACCCGCGACGTACTGGGGTTGGCCTTGTCGGCCTCACTCAACGCGCCCATTGAATCGAGCCGCTTCGGCGTGTTCCGGATGTAACGGGGAATGCCCATGGATAACTTCAACACCCTCGAATTGATCACTGACCCACGCGGTTTCGCTACCTTGTGGCTCAGTCGTGAGTCGAAGAACAACGCGTTCAATGCCCAGATGATCCGTGAACTGATCCTCGCCCTGGATCAGGTCGGCAGCGATCCGAACCTGCGCTTCCTGCTGATCCGTGGCCGCGGCAAGCATTTCAGCGCCGGCGCCGACCTGGCCTGGATGCAGCAATCGGCCGAGCTCGACTACCACACCAACCTCGACGACGCCCGGGAACTGGCGGAGCTGATGTACAACCTCGCCAAGCTGAAGATCCCCACGCTGGCCGTCGTGCAGGGCGCCGCCTTTGGCGGTGCGCTGGGCCTGATCAGCGCCTGCGACATGGCCATTGGTGCCGACGAGGCGCAGTTCTGCCTGTCGGAAGTGCGCATTGGCCTGGCGCCGGCGGTCATCAGCCCGTTCGTCGTCCAGGCCATCGGCGAACGGGCCGCCCGGCGCTACGCGTTGACCGCGGAACGTTTCGGCGGACAGCGTGCGAGGGAGATCGGTTTGCTGTCGGAAAGTTACCCGGCCGAGGCGTTGGATCATCACCTCGAACAATGGATCGACAACCTGCTGCTCAACAGCCCGGCGGCCATGCGCGCCAGCAAGGACTTGCTGCGTGAGGTCGGCCACGGTGCCCTGACCCCGGCGCTGCGACGCTACACCGAAAACGCCATCGCCCGCATCCGTGTCAGCCCCGAGGGCCAGGAGGGCCTGCGCGCCTTTCTGCAAAAGCGCGCGCCAAACTGGCAAGCCGAGTCGAATAACAAGGAGCCACGTCGATGAGCGCCCCCACCCTCACCACACTGCTGGTGGCCAACCGTGGTGAAATCGCCTGCCGCGTGATGCGCACCGCCAAGGCCATGGGCCTGACCACCGTGGCCGTGCACAGCGCCACCGATCGCGATGCCCGTCATAGCCGCGAAGCCGACATCCGTGTCGACCTGGGCGGCAGCAAGGCCGCCGACAGTTACTTGCAGATCGACAAACTGATCGCCGCGGCCCAGGCCAGTGGTGCCCAGGCGATCCACCCCGGCTATGGCTTCCTGTCCGAAAACGCCGGGTTCGCCCGGGCGATCGAAAACGCCGGGCTGATCTTCCTCGGCCCACCGGCCTCGGCCATCGATGCCATGGGCAGCAAGTCCGCGGCCAAAGCCCTGATGGAAACTGCCGGCGTGCCCTTGGTGCCGGGTTACCACGGCGAGGCCCAGGACCTGGAAACCTTCCGCGACGCCGCCGAACGCATCGGCTATCCGGTGCTGCTCAAGGCCACGGCCGGTGGTGGCGGCAAGGGCATGAAGGTCGTCGAGGACGTCAGCCAGTTGGCCGAAGCCCTGGCCTCGGCCCAGCGAGAGGCGCAATCTTCGTTTGGCGACTCGCGGATGCTGGTGGAAAAGTACCTGCTCAAGCCACGCCATGTGGAAATCCAGGTCTTTGCCGACCGCCACGGCCATTGCCTGTACCTCAATGAACGCGACTGCTCGATCCAGCGTCGCCATCAGAAAGTGGTGGAAGAAGCCCCCGCCCCTGGCCTGACCCCGACCTTGCGCCGGGCGATGGGTGAAGCGGCCGTGCGCGCGGCCCAGGCGATCGGCTACGTCGGCGCCGGCACGGTGGAGTTCCTGCTGGATTCGCGGGGCGAGTTTTTCTTCATGGAAATGAACACCCGGTTGCAAGTCGAGCATCCGGTCACCGAAGCGATCACCGGGTTGGACCTGGTGGCCTGGCAGATCCGCGTCGCCCAAGGCGAGCCGTTGCCGATCACCCAGGACCAGGTGCCGCTGCTGGGCCACGCCATCGAAGTGCGCCTGTACGCCGAAGACCCGGCCAACGATTTTCTCCCGGCCACCGGGCGCCTGGCGTTGTATCGCGAATCGGCCGACGGGCCGGGTCGGCGGGTCGACAGCGGCGTGGCGCAAGGCGATGAGATCTCGCCGTTCTACGACCCGATGCTCGGCAAGCTGATCGCCTGGGGCGAAGATCGCGAGCAGGCGCGATTGCGGCTGTTGAGCATGCTCGACGAGTTCGCCATCGGCGGGCTGAAGACCAACATCGGCTTTCTGCGCCGCATCGTGGCCCACCCGGCCTTCGCGGCAGCCGAACTGGACACCGGATTTATCCCACGCTACCAGACGCAATTGCTGCCAGAACCCGGCGAACTGGATGACGACTTCTGGTTCGCAGCGGCCCAGGCATTTGCCCTGGGCCTGGCACCGCAGGTGCGTGGCGACGACGTGCATTCGCCTTGGGCCCACACCAGCGGTTTGCGCCTGGGATTGCCAGGGGAAACCAGCCTGCACTTGAACTGCGAAGGACAAGACCGTGCGATCACGCTGGTCCCTAACATCCCAGGCGTCGAACTCGTCGACGAGCGATTGACCCTCGAGCACAACGGCCTGCGTCGCAGCCACCGTGCCATTCGCCAGGGCGACAGCGTGTATCTGCAATGGCAAGGCGACCTGCATCGGATCGACCGGTACGACCCACTGGCCGCCGCCGAAGCCAGCCACAGCCATCAAGGGGGCCTGACGGCGCCCATGAACGGCAGCATCGTGCGGGTGTTGGTGAGCGCGGGCCAAGCGGTAGAGGCCGGGGCCCAGTTGGTGGTGCTCGAAGCAATGAAGATGGAGCACAGCATTCGTGCACCCCAGGCCGGCGTGATCAAGGCGCTGTATTGCCAGGAAGGCGAAATGGTCAGCGAAGGCAGCGCGCTGGTGGCGTTCGAAGAGTAGTCATCGGCCCGCTTGCAGGGCCGATGCGCTCAGAAACGGATGGTGGCCTGCACCACCACGCCGATCATGCGGCATTGCTTGGTGTACAGGCTTTTCGGGTAAGTCGGATTGAGCGGGACCAGGTAACGCTGGCCGCTCTCCTCGATCAGCTTGCGAAAGGTCGCGTCGCTGCTGCCAGGCAAGTAGGCCACCACCAGCTTGCCGGGCACCGCTTCGATCGCCGGATCCACCAGGATCGACATGCCCTCGGGAATGCTCAGGCCGCTCGGGGCGGTCATGGCATCGCCCATCACCACCAGCCAGAACGCTTCGCCCTGGGCGTGGTAATCCGTCAGCTCATAGCGAATCTCGCCCTCGCGCACATGGCCGACCTGGTGCCACTCACTGACCGGGTAACGGAAGTACGGGTTGTACTTCTGCGCCAGCGCCAGGCCCTCCTCCGTGGAGGTGTCCGGTTCGCGAATCACCATCGCCACTTCGAGGAATTCCAGCCCCAGCTCCTGCAGGACCCGATTCATGTCGTCGACACTGGGTTGCCGGCGCTTGGTCAGCCAATGGCCGACGCCGCCCTGGGACATTCCCAACCGTTCTGCCAGCACCACTTGCGTGATGTGCAGCTCCTTCATCTTGGCCTTGACCAACTCTATCCATTTATCCATGTGCGGCACGATACGTGGCTGGCTCCGACCATCAAAACACAAAATGTAGTATTTAAATTATCGTCACAATTACGATGGGTACTATTCTGGATTCAGGATTTTCAGCCCCCACACGGAGAACCGCGAGACCATGGACACTTCCAACAAGGAACAGCCCAACACCCCGTACGACAGCTCATTCACGCCATTGCAGGACTGCCCGGCGGCGCAACGCGCGCTCGATCACTACTTGAAACCGGGTGTGTCGAATGCCCCGGCGGAACATCGCTTCTTCGACGTCAACCACAACATCGGCGCGGAGGAAGCCCTGGTCCACGCGTGCGACCTGCTGCGCTGCGCGGCGGCCACGGCCCACGAATCCGCCAACCGATTGGACGGTTCCAGCCGCGACCTGGCCTTCTCGGTAGTGCACATGATTGATCTGGTCAAGGTGATGCTCGACCGATCCCTGGATGGCTACCCGACTCGTCAGGCGTAGCAAGGGAAGGTTGGCGCGGAACGCGGACAACAGGAAAATTTTTCCAATCGATGCGATAAAACCATTTGACTTGCAAATGATAATGATTATTATTGTATCAACTGGTCGCGAGATCAGTCGATAGCCCAGAAGACCTTGGTCGGACTTCTGGAATATCTCCTCATCAGGCTAATCACGGTTTTTGACCCGGCTTTTTGCCGGGTCTTTTTTTTTGCCGATTTTCGGCTTATGGCTTCAGGCTAATGAAGTCTTTGGGTGTCGCTGAATCTGTTGGCGGCGATGATAGCAAATGAACATCTATTTTCAAGCATCCCCGTCCGCGCAAGCCGAAACGATCGATTGCCAGCACTTGAGAATCAATTGCGGACTCTCTAAGCTGACTCGGCGTCCAGGGAGGACGCCCCCGCTCTTTGCTTGATGTAAATCGTCCTGACTTTCCCTTCCCAGCGTGTAAAGTAACGGCCATAAAATCCTGTTCAGGAATCGTGACCGTGGCTAAATCTTCCTTCGATATCAGCGCCAACTTTGACAGCGGCAACATTGAAGTCGTCGACATCAGCAACCCGTTGCAGTCGCTGCTCAAGATCCGGCCCGATACCCGCAGCCCGCATTTGCAGTGGTTCCACTTCAAGGCCAGCGGCCTGCATGTCGGCCAGGAATATTCCTTCCGCCTGCTCAATGCCAGCCAATCGTCGTACAATAAGGCGTGGACCGGCTACCAGACCGTCGCGTCCTACGACCACGTCAACTGGTTCCGCATTCCGACCCAGTTCGAGGGTGACGCCCTGCGCTTTCACCTGGAAGCCGAACAGCCCCACGCCTGGTTCGCCTACTTCGAACCCTACAGCCGTGGCCGTCACGACTGGCTGATCGAACAGGCACTGCACAAGGCCGGCACCGAGCTGCTGGCCGTGGGCAAGAGCGTCGAAGGCCGTGACATCCAGCTGCTGCGCAAGGGCAATGGCAGCGACGGCCGGCGCAAGATCTGGATCATCGCCCAGCAGCATCCCGGCGAACACATGGCCGAGTGGTTCATGGAAGGCGTGATCGAGCGCCTCCAGCACACGGATGATGCGCAACTGAACCGGCTGCTGGACAAGGCCGACCTGTACCTGGTGCCTAACATGAACCCGGACGGCGCATTCCATGGGCACCTGCGCACCAACGCCAATGGCCAGGACCTCAACCGCGCTTGGCAGAACGCCAGCCCGGAGATCAGCCCCGAGGTGTTTTTCGTACAGCAGCAGATGGAAAAGTACGGCGTCGACCTGTTCCTGGACGTGCATGGCGACGAGGAAATCCCCCACGTCTTCACCGCCGCCTGCGAGGGCAACCCCGGCTACACCCCGCGTATCGCCCACCTTGAAGAACGCTTTCGCAGCCACCTCAAGCACCAGACCAAAGACTTCCAGACCACCCACGGCTACGTCCGCGACGAACCGGGCCAGGCCAACATGACGCTGGCCTGCAACGCGGTCGGGCAGAAATACGACTGCCTGTCACTGACTCTGGAAATGCCGTTCAAGGACCACAACGATCATCCGAACCCGCTCACCGGCTGGTCCGGCAAACGCTCGATGCAGTTGGGCAAGGACGTATTGAGCACCCTGGGCGATTTGGTCGACGAATTGCGCTGATCCTGCGCCGGTCCCCATGATCGGTGGCGAGGGAGAGAACGCCCTCGCCACCGATGTTTCAACCCTTGCCGCGCAACATACTGTCCAACACCTCGTCCCGACGCACCCAGGCGTGAA contains:
- a CDS encoding Cro/Cl family transcriptional regulator, whose protein sequence is MDKWIELVKAKMKELHITQVVLAERLGMSQGGVGHWLTKRRQPSVDDMNRVLQELGLEFLEVAMVIREPDTSTEEGLALAQKYNPYFRYPVSEWHQVGHVREGEIRYELTDYHAQGEAFWLVVMGDAMTAPSGLSIPEGMSILVDPAIEAVPGKLVVAYLPGSSDATFRKLIEESGQRYLVPLNPTYPKSLYTKQCRMIGVVVQATIRF
- a CDS encoding AMP-binding protein — encoded protein: MDQSGLQSPLSYTRGSEAKALLLQTIGEAFDHTVARYPEGEALVVRHQSLRYTWQQLAEAVDVHARALLALGLKSGDRLGVWAPNCAQWCISQFASAKIGVILVNINPAYRVSELEYVLKQSGCQWLVCAGSFKTSDYHAMLQALAPELAEQSIGQLHSERLPDLRGVISLDPQPPSGFLPWSQLAALSTAVTAGQLAEREASLHFDQPVNIQYTSGTTGFPKGATLSHHNILNNGYMVGESLGLTAADRLVIPVPLYHCFGMVMGNLGCVTHGSTMIYPNDAFDPLLTLTTVAEEQATALYGVPTMFIALLDQPQRGEFDLSSLRTGIMAGATCPIEVMRRVIGELHMREVQIAYGMTETSPVSLQTGPSDELEVRVTTVGRTQPHLESKIIDEAGEIVPRGTIGELCTRGYSVMLGYWNNPKGTAEAIDQAHWMHTGDLATMDEQGYVCIVGRNKDMIIRGGENVYPRELEEFFFTHPAVADVQVIGIPCSRYGEEIVAWIKCHPGHSTTAQELHAWCKERIAHFKTPRHFKFVDAFPMTVTGKVQKFRMREISIQELCDRDED
- a CDS encoding gamma-carboxygeranoyl-CoA hydratase (catalyzes the hydration of gamma-carboxygeranoyl-CoA to 3-hydroxy-gamma-carboxygeranoyl-CoA), producing the protein MDNFNTLELITDPRGFATLWLSRESKNNAFNAQMIRELILALDQVGSDPNLRFLLIRGRGKHFSAGADLAWMQQSAELDYHTNLDDARELAELMYNLAKLKIPTLAVVQGAAFGGALGLISACDMAIGADEAQFCLSEVRIGLAPAVISPFVVQAIGERAARRYALTAERFGGQRAREIGLLSESYPAEALDHHLEQWIDNLLLNSPAAMRASKDLLREVGHGALTPALRRYTENAIARIRVSPEGQEGLRAFLQKRAPNWQAESNNKEPRR
- a CDS encoding methylcrotonoyl-CoA carboxylase yields the protein MILHTQLNPRSPEFVANRDAMLEQVEALRTLLAQVQQGGGAKAQERHTSRGKLLPRERINRLLDPGSPFLEISPLAAHDVYGEDVPAAGVIAGIGRVEGVECMIVANDATVKGGSYYPLTVKKHLRAQAIAQQNRLPCIYLVDSGGANLPRQDEVFPDREHFGRIFFNQANMSAQGIPQLAVVMGSCTAGGAYVPAMADEAIMVRQQATIFLAGPPLVKAATGEVVSAEDLGGADVHCKISGVADHYADNDEHALALARRSVANLNWRKLGDVQRRQPIAPLYAAHELYGVVSADPKQPFDVREVIARLVDGSVFDEFKALFGTTLVCGFAHLHGYPVAILANNGILFAEAAQKGAHFIELACQRGIPLLFLQNITGFMVGQKYEAGGIAKHGAKLVTAVACAQVPKFTVIIGGSFGAGNYGMCGRAYDPRFLWMWPNARIGVMGAEQAAGVLVQVKREQAERSGHPFGTEQEAEIKQPILDQYEEQGHPYYSSARLWDDGVIDPAQTRDVLGLALSASLNAPIESSRFGVFRM
- a CDS encoding hydroxymethylglutaryl-CoA lyase (catalyzes the formation of acetoacetate and acetyl-CoA from 3-hydroxy-3-methylglutaryl-CoA), whose translation is MSLPSFVRLIEVGPRDGLQNEAHPISVADKVNLVDALSAAGLGYIEVGSFVSPKWVPQMAGSAEVFAQIQRKPGVTYGALAPNLRGFEDALAAGVKEVAVFAAASEAFSQRNINCSIKESLERFAPIMAAARQHGVSVRGYVSCVLGCPYEGTVKPEQVAWVARELYAMGCYEVSLGDTIGTGTAGATRRMFEVVGAQVPRDKLAGHFHDTYGQAMANVYASLLEGIAVFDSSIAGLGGCPYAKGASGNVATEDVLYLLNGLGIETGVDLEALIAAGRQICDVLGRPTGSRVAKARSAQ
- a CDS encoding isovaleryl-CoA dehydrogenase (catalyzes the formation of 3-methylbut-2-enoyl CoA from 3-methylbutanoyl CoA) translates to MSYPSLNFALGETIDMLREQVQAFVAKEIAPRAAQIDLDNLFPADLWRKFGDMGLLGITVPEEYGGAGLGYLAHVVAMEEISRGSASVALSYGAHSNLCVNQINRNGTHEQKAKYLPRLISGEHIGALAMSEPNAGSDVVSMKLRADKRGDHYVLNGSKTWITNGPDANTYVIYAKTDLEKGPHGITAFIVERDWKGFSRSNKFDKLGMRGSNTCELFFDDVQVPEENILGVLNGGVKVLMSGLDYERVVLSGGPTGIMQACMDLIVPYIHDRKQFGQSIGEFQLIQGKVADMYTQLNASRAYLYAVAQACERGETTRKDAAGVILYSAERATQMALDAIQILGGNGYINEFPAGRLLRDAKLYEIGAGTSEIRRMLIGRELFNETK
- a CDS encoding 3-methylcrotonyl-CoA carboxylase, translating into MSAPTLTTLLVANRGEIACRVMRTAKAMGLTTVAVHSATDRDARHSREADIRVDLGGSKAADSYLQIDKLIAAAQASGAQAIHPGYGFLSENAGFARAIENAGLIFLGPPASAIDAMGSKSAAKALMETAGVPLVPGYHGEAQDLETFRDAAERIGYPVLLKATAGGGGKGMKVVEDVSQLAEALASAQREAQSSFGDSRMLVEKYLLKPRHVEIQVFADRHGHCLYLNERDCSIQRRHQKVVEEAPAPGLTPTLRRAMGEAAVRAAQAIGYVGAGTVEFLLDSRGEFFFMEMNTRLQVEHPVTEAITGLDLVAWQIRVAQGEPLPITQDQVPLLGHAIEVRLYAEDPANDFLPATGRLALYRESADGPGRRVDSGVAQGDEISPFYDPMLGKLIAWGEDREQARLRLLSMLDEFAIGGLKTNIGFLRRIVAHPAFAAAELDTGFIPRYQTQLLPEPGELDDDFWFAAAQAFALGLAPQVRGDDVHSPWAHTSGLRLGLPGETSLHLNCEGQDRAITLVPNIPGVELVDERLTLEHNGLRRSHRAIRQGDSVYLQWQGDLHRIDRYDPLAAAEASHSHQGGLTAPMNGSIVRVLVSAGQAVEAGAQLVVLEAMKMEHSIRAPQAGVIKALYCQEGEMVSEGSALVAFEE